aaataaaataaaaaataatgaaaataaaaaataatattaaaatatataaaatatgtgatgtagaatgatgtgtagcattactcatttaaaaaataagcaaCCCAGCTATATATGATTATGAATAGCAATGGTAATTAACATGGCGACCGAGCTCGTAAAAAAGCTCTCCCAATATTAATGaatgtttcatttttctctccGAGTACTGCTGCTCACGTCAAAACCGTCAAACGAGCTGCCCAACTTTGGCCTGATCTCGGCCTCCGGCTGTCTCTGTGttacatttttttcttcatcatcatcatctagtTCTACTGCCAACAATTTAGGATCGTGATCTGATGGTTGATCAAATTCTACGGAGAATCTTGCGTCAACACCGAAAGACGGTGAAGTGTCCGGCGAAGTTTCAAGCGAGGCGTCTAAGGAGATCAGGCGTGCAGGGTAAATATTTGTGTTCCTCGAAGCAAGGTTTTTCTTTGCCTTCACTCTCCATTTTTTCAGACCATGAACCACACCCTCGGTGAAAACATCTTTCCTCATTGACGTGCCCATCTGTCGCACATATTAGACGTGCATTTGTGAGGGTCATGACTATCATCATCTGATATACTATTTTAGTTCCAAAAAGCAAGAAAATTTATGTTCATTACAGTTAGTTTGTACATGAAATCGTGCCCTTGGTACTGACTTGCGTGTACAAATATGAgaggaaaatattttttgtacctATTTTTGTTGACTATGTCACTGAAAATCAGCTAAGAAAATTGTTTCTATTATAAAATAGTtagatttaatgtattataagcaatatctaagtttatttttaaaaaatatttttatggttGTAACACTTCTCAAAATTTAAAGGAATTGAAGATGTTTGGGCTACTGAAAAAGACGACCCTTACATTGTAACAATggtattttcttcttatttaatggttaagaaagtatttttaatgagtttatgatttttttttaaatgtttcaaAGGGccggtttaaaaaatatttggaaaaaaaatattcattttgtcGGTCACCCTAACATTGTCCAACTTTAAAATGTAGTGCGGGTATGTGGATTAATTGGCAACGAAAGACTCAATGTGGTTTTCATATACCTGCGTGACCAAAGCGTAGAGAGGGAGTGTCACATAGCCACAGAGGATTTGCACAACCACACCCATGGCAAGCCTTATGATAATATCTTCATTCTCTTTATGGAAGCATGACCTAAAACCAAATTTATACTGTAATTTGAAGCAGAGTTAGTAGATCAGTTAGGACTTAATTCCCTTTACTTAATAACACAAAGGGTACGTACGTAGAAAATAACAACAACCTCAATTAAGGATCCTTACCCAAGTCCATGCAAAAAATGCCAGCTGAAAGGAATTCTGCAGGCAAATTAcccaaaaacatttcatttgtCAGAATAAAGTTAACCACTTAATGTAAATTTTTGCTCACAATTAAACAACGTACTTTCTTAGATTATATATAATGGAAAAGGGTTATAAGGATCAATTGCCTGAAACAGTATGAACTGGATTAGGTAGAGAAGCAGTTTCGGCCGACCAAACCAGAAAAAGTGGTCACTGGGCCTCACAAGCAAAGTTCCTCTAACAACATGAGATTTCTCATGGCTATCTAAGCACATTTTAGTTATGATGACCTGCAACTTTGTTCCGACGAGCAACTGCATCTGCAAAAAACCACACAAAAGACCATTAAAATCTACGTACAAACTCTCATCAGCTTGTTGCAAAATCTCGATCCATTTCTGAGTTTTttcagtactatatatatttataagttgatTTGCTTACCGCTAATGGAAAGAAGGGAAGCCATAGATAATTGTGGAATACTGCAGAAGTAGAATAAATTTCATCGAGTTAGCACTAATCGAAAGatctaatatttattgaaaCTTAATGGATCCACGCAGCTTTACCGTGTGCATTGAAGAACAAGAACAATACATAAAATATCCAAATCCACCAACTGCAAAAATAGATCAATACccgagaaaaaataaatagttgcTGAATTTTAATTCGCTTAATATTAAAGAGAAACGTACGATGCAATGGTGTTTTTGTTACCTTATTCCAACAACAGCCCCAAAATCTTTTTCCAAAGCtctttttatatacttttgaaaattaaagttaCTTCCTTCTGAAAAGTGCGCCTGGAATTGTAGTACGTACAAGGcagacaacaacaaaaaaaaggtATGAAGTATTCATTAAGAAGTTTCACGGCCATTGAAGTAGTATCAATCAAGGAAATCGATCGATCGACTTGGATATATTAAAATGGGTTGGTTGAAATATATACCATAATGAATCCATGTCTAAGAATGAAGTAATCCACTTTAGAGACAGATTTGTAGAACTGTCTAAGAAAACAGGCctgaaaaaaaaagatagaaagattataattttgattCCTTTTCATCATGTAATTTAGTAAAATGGATGTTTAAAATTGGTCATTTTTGCATTAGCATTACTGATCAACATCAACTAACCAGCAATCGAAGAAATGGATAGTCACTCCAAAAATTCAGATGCCGCTTTCCAAATGATGTTTGATGAGTGAGCTGAAACCTTCGTGGATCTACATGTTTTTATCAAGGAACAGTAcgtaagaataaaaataattacacaagctgggtattacatattaataaaactaatgaaatttcccagaaaaaaaaaaaaacagataaaagaaacgaaaattgttttgttttattattatattgtgAATGGGAGCTATATGGAAAAATTACTATGAGAAAATAGGAACttgcatatataattttagtacttttttttggttgaaagCATATAAGTTTATTACTAAGCTTctagatatatattataaaaaaaagctACTATCTTGTCCAATCTTTACCACTTCATTTGACTGTttagtgaatttttttatttaataattaaagaggtaatttttagtatattgatgtattttttatattttttaaaaataataaaaaatgtgaattaaaaaaaataaacactacTTTAACGCAACCGCGGCACGCTagctttatttatatattattgtattggACCAAACTCTGAGGCAATCGGCATGGTTTGTACTTTTCAAAGTCAAATGATTATATGGAACTTCTGTATATTAGTATATACAAATCATCAAGATCCCTATTGGCTATTTTCTCTGTTTCATAATGAATGAGGGAGGAATATCCATAGGGTGCACAAAAGACTCTGAGTAACGAACCAAATTCTAGCCACAAAAGCTTACCTTTTGAAAATTGATATTCCAGTGTTCCGGTTTCTGCCTCCCAAGACTCCAATTTCTTCAtctagaaaagagagaaataaaataataaataaaaataacaaaaagcaattaatcacataaaaaaacaaGTCCAGCATAGTTAATTTCCCGTTCAGAATATCTCCATCACAGGAAGTTTCGTCGTTCACATTAGGCGCGAGCGGTAGAATTTCCCTCacaattttattcttatttaacttttttttttacagatgagatgagatgcgttaaaagttaaaaattgaatgaaatattattagaatatatttttttaatattattattatattaaaatttgaaaaattgaattatttaatttattttgtgtgaaaattttaaaaaattataatgataaaatgagatgagatgtgttgtgaaaacaaacaagaaaatgtTCTTTTGTACAGTTGTGGTATGCAGCATGATTTTGTAAGCTTGTGAATGTCAAAACTAAACAACCAACTTCCCCATGCCCACAACCTAAAGGAAATGAGAGGAAAAGTTCAGAAGTAGTTCTCATTCTAGGTTCCTAAAAAACCAGCAAGAAGCAAGGAAATTACCTTGGCCATTCCAAGACTGAACGTTAGGACGCAAGAGAATATGTGGAAGAGGGCCAGCACAAAGATTAAGTACTGTAGTTCTTGCACTCCTTTCCTTGATAAGAAGGAGACCTTTCCCTGCTCAAGAGCAACAAATATAACTAAATTTAAGCTTGACCTTTCCTCGGCATGTAATGAGTTGAATTCcagaagaaaacaagaaaaaagaaaaagaacgtTCTTGCAGCTTCTTTGATTCGCCGGATGAAGAGGGCTTTGGTTTTCAACATTTGCAGTACTATGCATACCTGTTCCGCACAAGTTGTTtcttcctcatcatcatcacttgCAGTCACGCTCTTGCAAGGACGAAAAGTTTCACCAACACTCTTTGAAATACAGATTTTTGCTATCCGCATTTGACCTACAGTCAGCAACAATGATAGGAATCCCAGCAGCATCAATTCTACAAAAAGACAGACAGTGAGTATGTATATTTAGCCACTATGCTAAGAAAGCAAGTCGACATACGCCATTAACATTAATTTGAGCCTCAGTTTTGGGTTCTCACCTGATTTGATCTTGTCAAGAGCCTGAACGAGGGACTTCCTTCTTTTCTTGGTGaaatactgttttgaaaaagcaAAATAGACTGATTAGTGATTAAATACTAGCAACCGAATGCCTGTATGGTAAAAAGTGAGATATTTGGCAACAACATGTCATACCCTGGCCAAAAGATGCAGCAACTGCTCAATGAGAATGGAGATTAGTATCAATACGAAGCACACAGTTGCCACAGCCCATGTTGGTGTTGCTTCAAGTGTGCGTTCCACAGTTGTTGTCACCTCCTCCTctgccatctctctctctctctctctctctctctctctctctctcgtatctgagaggatttttgtgttttgatgTATGCCTCCTGAGAGATGCTTTAGCACAATTCTTGATACAATTGTTTGTGGGTTAATATGTACTTGGCCGGGTCCTTGCAGTTGCACCTTGTCCCCTTAGCGTATGTTAGTCAGAGCACGACGCTAGCTTTCATCACGAGTTGGTGTACACGTAACATTTGACTCACCACACCTGGTACGAAATCAATGACGTTTTAAAATAGTCagattttatcaactaatttgACAGTGAATTTCTTAAGATCAACGTTATTATTTCTAAACTAAAATAGTTATCGGTTAATATTTATCTCAATATTTACTACATTTATCCAAGATTCAATCATTAAAGAAAGATTTACAATCGTTTAAAAGTGGCAAATAAATAGGTGTTAGAGAATCCAAATACACCAATATCACATATGAAATCATTGTAGAAATTTAGTAGAGATAGCGTATTTATACTCATTAGAGATAAGATCATAGCGGTTCAACTTTCCACATTCAATATTCATGGGTCTTTAAGGGATTTTCATACGTGAATTGGACCCATACCACTTTAGTATTCATGGTTTAACCAAAACTATGAGTTTGTCTGTATATGTTGCTTTAATATTGATCACACTTAATAGACATTTCAGACATTACCTAAGTCTTATATTTGgcaactatattatatatgttttatcagtccactaattaaaatatttctaacaATAGGTGTCAAAATCTTATctactaattaattttttttaattactgaGATTTTCCTACCAAATAACGAAAATAAAGAGTTGTTGAAGCTTTTAGATATCGCCCCCAATATGCATACATGAGTTAAAAGAAAGGAGTTTTGCTATTCATAATCTCATGCACATaccacatttattttttatttctcttaaattaattgaattcttccaCTTATTATCTATACATcacatatttgataagagaaaaaataaaaaaataaaaaaataaaaaaactatgtGCAATGCGTGATCATGTggtgatgataaataaaatttttcttgaaaaaataatcaCCGTACGTAGGTGCCTACAAGTACACGAGAGGAACTTCTTGCATTCGCGATCGAGGATCAACGTTTTGCTgagaaataaagataaataaaactaattctTTTCGATCGATTTGTTCACTTTTCATATGTTTTTTCAAAACGTGAGAAGcgtatatatttaaataatattgctAATTAATACCAGTTCATCGTAAGTTAAccatgtttttcattttttttttttcgcccGAAAACTCTCACAAACAAAATTATTTGCATCATTTGTGGTAATTGCGGAAAATAGTACGTACTTGGGCAACTAGTATCCAAAATATTTGTGACGTTATAACTATTGACGCAAACAAGTAAGCGTATATACTATCAAATTAGCTAGTATTTGAAATACTTAATTATGATGCAAGAAGATTCTTTATTTGGGGCCAAAATTGGGTGAAGCGACCAAATGCAAGTGCCGCGCGCAAATTCTTTAGTCATTTGCAgcatttttttgatattttaagacGATTGAAAATGGTAGCAAGCAAGGATTTTGCTAACCatcggaattttttttttgtgtcgaTCATGTCTCTCTTTTTAGCAACAAAAAATTACGCtgtaaagattaattttttgcGACAATATTGTATAGCGACATGAAAGATAGCTTTGAGACACAGTATTATTATCTCTCATGTGGTACTGATATTTAAGTGACACTAAAATGTATTTGTGACACATTTTAAACCATTTGCAatgaaaaatgtggttttcCTTGTAATGGCgcataaatgtttttttttttttttttaatttgtagttATTCGagcattttgatttttttaaaaaaagttttaacaatttaataaaaaaaaatgtttgatttaCGCATAAATTTTATACAATATTCTACTCGCTAACGTGGTTTGATATATATGATCCCATAATCATATTGtaacctttttttattattaattataaagtatatttgacaaattatatgaaattgaaaaatgatttagCCACAAAAAGGTTCCACAAACTAACGTGATTTAATTttgtacgttagattgtaaaactaattttattataaagtaaatctaacgtactattatattaaaccatatcagtttgtgagtttacttttatagaatctttttataaatgtaaattacatctaagtaaattattttgcatattgttagtgaaatacataataatataataaaaattacaattgaattaatatttaaatgaaaccAGTTTGGACTGAGGCACGAAAATCATGCTCGATCTCTTTAAGG
This genomic interval from Carya illinoinensis cultivar Pawnee chromosome 10, C.illinoinensisPawnee_v1, whole genome shotgun sequence contains the following:
- the LOC122279765 gene encoding MLO-like protein 6, producing MAEEEVTTTVERTLEATPTWAVATVCFVLILISILIEQLLHLLARYFTKKRRKSLVQALDKIKSELMLLGFLSLLLTVGQMRIAKICISKSVGETFRPCKSVTASDDDEEETTCAEQGKVSFLSRKGVQELQYLIFVLALFHIFSCVLTFSLGMAKMKKLESWEAETGTLEYQFSKDPRRFQLTHQTSFGKRHLNFWSDYPFLRLLACFLRQFYKSVSKVDYFILRHGFIMAHFSEGSNFNFQKYIKRALEKDFGAVVGISWWIWIFYVLFLFFNAHVFHNYLWLPFFPLAMQLLVGTKLQVIITKMCLDSHEKSHVVRGTLLVRPSDHFFWFGRPKLLLYLIQFILFQNSFQLAFFAWTWYKFGFRSCFHKENEDIIIRLAMGVVVQILCGYVTLPLYALVTQMGTSMRKDVFTEGVVHGLKKWRVKAKKNLASRNTNIYPARLISLDASLETSPDTSPSFGVDARFSVEFDQPSDHDPKLLAVELDDDDEEKNVTQRQPEAEIRPKLGSSFDGFDVSSSTRREK